The Saccharolobus shibatae B12 genomic interval GTTGAGATGAGAAACCCCGCTCTTACTCTTGGCCTCATGTATTGCCCTCCAAATTAGGTACCCAGCGTTCTTAGGGTTAATAACTATTTGATTGTAAACTGCAACGTCATCAAATAGCTTAACCATGTTCACCTCTTGGAAGTAGTCGTGGCCTAACATATCGCTCTCAACTTGTCCGGTAAGCACTACCACTGGTGCGTGATCCATTTTAGCGTCGTATAAGCCATTTAATAGATGGATGGATCCGGGACCGGAAGTGCCCATACAAGCTGTAACGCTCCCAGTTAGTTTAGCTTCAACTGACGCAGCGAAGGCAGCTCCTTCCTCGTGCCTGACTTGAACGTATTTAATTTCCTTGTTTCTCCTTATTGCGTCCATTAAGGGGTCTATGGAGTCCCCTGGAATACCGTATATTCTCTTCACTCCAGCCTTCACTAAGGTTTTTACAATTATTTCGGCAACAGATGGCATACTAAAACTTTAGCACAATATGGTTAAAATCTTTACGTATATATTCACTATAGAGAGAACTATGAATCTTGAGAAATAAAAAATACGTTGTCATATAATCCCACTTAAGACATATTCATATCTCGAAAGCAGAATTTAACTATAGCTGTTTTAGACCTCTGTTGTTTCATCACTTAATACTATGTTAAAAACATTAATAGAAATAGTGTTTACCCGTGGCGTAACTTATCCTTACTTTTAATTCCGCAACGGGCGTTCTTCTAGAATCTGGGACAAAAACTTTACATACCCTCCATTTTGTATATAATAGCGTATGAATAAGAAGTTAACTCAAAAGGCTTTTGATAATTTTAAGGCATCGATAGAAGATTTAATTAAGCTGTATAAGGAGAGCAAGCTTGACAAAGAGAAAACTGCTTAGATGAGTGAGGAGGAAAGGCTGGCAACGTTAAGGAGATTTGGTCAAGAGTTGAAGGAAGACTTGGAAAAAGCTTCAAAATTCGTGAAAGTTAGGGAAGGAAGAGCAGACTAAGACCACAAGAAAAAGCATACATAAGTCAAGGAATACTTGTGACAAATAGGGAGACAGCAGGACTAGCATCAACTTAACAAGAAATAAGTTACAAGACTGTGGAAAGACTATTCTCAGACGTCTTCGTCATACTCTACAACCTACTATCACAGATTGTTGAGGGATTATCAGTTGATGCAACATGCACGGGTTACTCAGTAGTGATCACCAGATAGGAGTGAAATAGAGGAATCGGGAGAGGAGGTGAAAGAAGAGTTTCGTATACTCCTTTTCGACCTAGCTAGCAACCTAATCATAGCTTATGGTTATTCGCTAAAGATTGAGAAGGAAGCTTATGAAATAGCCTCAAAGTCTTATAGGTGTTAAAGTTGAATCATTGAGGGCTGACAAGTATTATGGTTAGCAGTTTACGTCTTTTTCCTTCTCTTAAACAGTTTCTTAATCCCACCCAAAGACCAATAAATACTTTTTATCAGCCTTGATATCCTCTTGGCTTCCAACTTCAAGCCTAGAGAATACTTGAACAAGAGAACTAAGAGGAGGGAGAGGGCTTTCATGGTTATGAAACCCTTGTTCCTAATCCATGTGAGGAAAGAGCTCTTCTCTAGGCCCAAGGCCTTTAGCTCCCTAATTACTACTTCAATATCCCAGCGGTTTTCCCATTTTTGATATTTAAAAAAATAATTATAATTAATTATCAATAATACGAAATCATTTCTATTGTCCCCATCATTTTCTTACGGGTTCTTTTTAAAAACTTTCCATTAGACTTAAATTTATCATAGAACGTGGCTTTCCAATGTGGATGTCTAATTATATTGTTGTCTTAAATTATAATTATGGAACAAGCTTATGACTTTGAGGTAGAAGCTCCTCCAGAAGTGGTTAGAGATTACCTCATGAATCCTGAAAACTTAATGAAATATGTGCCTCACTTTAAGGATTTAAAACGAGTCGACAATGGCTGGGAATTATATGTAAACTGGTTATTTACAATAAAATTAAAAGTTAAGAGAGTTTTCACTAATACCGATATCATCTATTTAGTAGAAAAAAGTGAAGGTTTAATAAAGATAAAATCCAGTTTACGATTTACAGTTTTTCCCTCAAAAGGAGGAATTATTATAGTAAGATTAGTGTTCTTTTACGAGGGACCATTTGAAAGCATAGTTAAGGGACAGGCTAATGTGTTCTATAAAAGAGGAAAGGAGGTATTTAAGACTGAAATGACAAAGGAAAAAAGAATAGTAATTCAAGAAAGACAGAATGGCGAAGATGGAGAAGTACCAATTTACAAAATGAAAACAATATTTTCGGGCAAAATAAACAAGGATGAGTTAGAAAAGTATCTGGAAATGGCAATGGCTAAAAGCGTTAATTCGACGGTAGTCGTAATTTTATCTGATGAGAGAAATATTGTAGAGATAAAATTTAAGGGGGGAGATCTAGTGTCACAGAAAGGAGAAGTAGAGAGTCTGTCATCTCCAATAACAATATTAATTAAGCAATAAAGGTTTTACCATCTTAGATAATTTTTTCTAATAAAAATTATAGCTTTTCTATCAATTATAATTTAGAAATTTTAAATGATTTTATCTTAATTTTCTCCTTTATAGCTGAAGAGTATTTAATAGAATGTTTAGAAGAAAGAAGGAACACCTATGACGAGAATATTAGTAGACTGTGATGGTTCTTCTTATGAGTATTGACGACGATTTTATTAATTCGGTATAAATCATATAAAGTGTAAATCTAGTTTCAATTCATCACAAGGTTTATCTGTTAATAAAATGATTATATTGTGATTTTAATCGTGTCCAAGAATCTTTATTGTTAATCAGAGTGTTTAAAAGAGGAGACTCTAAGGGAATTTTAACTAAATTTTAAATCAATGAAATTGTTGACCACACTCGGAGATTTGGTTGTTACTCTCCTAAAACCTCAACTGTGACATGTCTCTCACTTCTGGGCCCATCTAATTCCGCTAGAAATATATTTTGCCATGTCCCCCTAACTAATTTACCATCCCTAACTGGGAATACTCTTTCTGCACCTAGGAAGGTTGCCCCTAAATGTGCATGAGCATTATCATCAATTAAGTTATGTTTCCAACTTCGCGAGGGTTCAGTGAACTCCTTTATTTTTGTTAAAATATCTTCCATCAGTCCTTTCTCATGTTCATTAGCAACTATAGATGCAGTTGAATGTGCTACAAAAATTAGGCAAATCCCATTTTTTATACCACTCTTCTTTACAATTTCCTCAACCTGGTCAGTAATGTCGACTAATTCAAACTGTCTTGTTGTCGAGACGTATATATCTTCTAAATACACTTTCATTTTTTACCACCGGTTAAAATTATACCGTAGGGATAAAAAGTTTGAGAGAAATTTCCATTGAATGGGACGGTAAGATTTTGGTACTATCTGACATTCATTACCCGTATTGTAATATGGATGAGATAAATAAAATAATGCTATCTGAGAGACCCTCACTAACAGTTCTTTTAGGGGATATAATTGTCTCTAAAAGTGAGGATTATAGAAACTTTATTAACAGCCTGAAAATTAGAAAGAATATAATCTACGTTAAAGGTGACGAGGACAAGTTTAGAGGAGATTTTGATTTAGTTAAGATTAAAAATAATGGTAAACGTTTCATTCTCCTCCATGGCCATCAATACTTTAATGAAAATAATGAATATAGTCTAGCTAAAATTTTAAAGAAAATTGACGACGATATTCCACCTTTACTCTTCTGTATATTTTTTAGAGTCGCACTTAGAAATTTCAAAGACACGATAATATTAGGTCACTCTCACGCATTAAGGTTTTTTAAGATGATTAATTGCGTAAATGCAGGTACTTTGTCTAATGTAATCAATTTATACAATGATAGGGGTTACGTTATATTAGAGAATGGTAACGTTAAATTGATCCAGAGTAAAATTTAAAAAGTTTAGATATCGGATTCGATATAAGCATTAAAATATTCAGAATATGAATGAATCAAGCTTTAAATTATTGTCAAAAGATAGGAGTGTGAACATGGTGTTAACGCTAAGCTATAAATTTTCTTTCTAATATTCCAAGTATAATTTATACTGGGGTAACAATATTATTACTAACATCGATAATGTTGTTATAAACTACAAATTCTACTTTCATGAATTAGTGTAGTTCTCAGCATAGAGAGCCATAATCCATAATTTTTTACACGAAAATAATTTATACCTCAATGACGTCATTAACAAATTTCCCTATCATAATAATATGATTGCGTAAAATTCCACAATTTCATCAATTTTTATATGTTACTATGATTTTCACACTCTGCCCGTTAGACAATGTTAGGATTAAATTGTAATTATTATTAGGAATCATTCCACTTAGTGGAGGAAAGATCACTGTTACATTATTATTACCAGGGTTTAAAGATTCTGGAACTATCGAATTTGAAGTATAGTTTGTTCCCTCAAGGGAAGCGCTAACTATCTTAATATTAGTTGAACTATATAATGTAAATTTGACTTCTCCATTAGCTTTCATCTCTCCTATTCCTATCTGATAAACCTCAACAAAAGACTGATTTTGAAGGGTTGAAAGAGATTCGCCATATCCTCCAAATTGTCTTTGAGGATATGTGATAAATCCTCCAGTAAGTCTTCTAACTATCTCATCTACACTGACGTAAACCAATATCCAACCTATAAAAGATATTACCGGAATTATCTCAATAATACCTCCAACCTTTAACAGTTCACTATTGTAAAACTTGCCTAAATTATATAAGGCTATACCTATTAATAAAGAAGCGATAAACACCAATATTCCTCCAAATACGGAAATCACTCTACCCACAAGAACAAGCCGTACTATCGGAAGTATAGAGCCGATAACCTCGATTATAAATCCTACGAGAATTATTTCCAATCCGGCGAATCCGTAACCCACATTCTTCCCTGCTATCTCAAAGGTTTCAAATGCATGTCTTAATTTCGATAAGCCAACTATAAAAAGTAAGATCGTTGAAACGATTAGAAGAGGCATAAATCCATCAACCGAAATAAATATAGTCGATAGAAAAATTATCACTGTAAACCAAAGGGCAGAATCCTTTAACTGTCGAAGGGCTTGTACATCTATACTTCCCGTACTCATAACATATACTGGTCTTAGTAATTAATAAGTTCGTAGATTCATGTTCTGTTAAAGCTCTCACTTAAAGTTAAAATTCAAAATTTCTCAAGATTTTACGTTCTCTCTTGAACAATTATATATAGATTTATTCAATTATTTGTACTCTTGACAGTCTCTTAACAATGTTTTTAAAAGATTTAACTGTCTTCTATTTATGGATGAGATTGATAGGAAGATACTCTTCTATTTGCTTAAAGATGGTAGAATTTCACAAAATAAGCTAGCCAAGCTCCTTAATATTTCCTCACCTAGTATTAATGCTAGGTTCAGAAGATTGCTTGAAGAAGGAATATTAAGAGATTTCAAATTATTTGTGAATCCTAATATTTATGGAAAATACTTTATGTATGTTGCATTTCCGAATTTGAGAGATATGGAAGACGATAGGATATTCGTCAAATTTAGATGTCTAGAAAACTTTAACGTTTATGGAATAGAGGCTGAGAATCTATCTGAATTAGATAGAGTAATTGAAGGTTTTTCCCTGACGTTAGGAAGTCCCATAATGAAATATGCCCCTAGTCAAAATCTCATTATTATAAAGAAAAATATAGCTAAAATTTTGTCTATTCTCTCAGAAAATCCAAGGGCAGAAATTAGGGAAATTGCGCTAAAAACTGGTTATAAAGCAGAAAAAATAAGAAGAATATTATTGAAATTAAAGGAGATCGTTAGAATAGTCCCCGAGGTTGATCTGATAAAAGCTGATTCGTTACTTTTAGGTATATTTACCAAGAAACTTGAGGAAATCAAGCGTTTTACTGTTCACTGTTCAGTAATCACCATAGATAATGAAGAGGGTGAAGGTGTTGAAATATGCTTTACTGGCGGTATTAAAGAGTCTAAAAACATAGTTGATCTGGTTAGGAGAATCGACCCATATGCTCAGGTTATGTTAGTTTACGACTACACAATTAGGGGTATAAAAGCTTTTTCTAACTATTGACTAGTAAGCTCTTTTCATATAACTATAACTTTATATCTTATGACTTGGAATAGTGTAATCAAAAGAAGTAGACTGATAATAATAATCTGGATAGTAGTCCTTTTCTTGATGGTAATCCCAGCATTGAATTATAATAAATTTATAACTTATAATCAACATAATCCAGCTCTACAAAACAGTGAAAGTTATGTTGCAGATAAAATATTATCACCCATAAATAACGATACTTTAATTTTAATAGTTAAACAAAACCCCTACAATACATCAACTAGCATGGTTTTACAGTTTCAGCAAGAGATTGAAAAACTACCTTATGTATCGAAGGTGGAATCTCCCTTCTCGGATTACATAAATTTCCTATCGGATATTATGCATAATAATTCCCTAGCGACCCTATATGTTGAAAAGAATGGTTTAAAAAGTATTCCAGCCTTCATTAAAGATAGATATATAAGTAACGATAATTCTACTTTTCTTATATTTATTGTATTTAACGTATCCAGTAATTATTACCTGCCTAATGGAGAAATAGTCTCTCAATACGATTATCCACAAATAAAGAAAATAGCATCTAACTACTTCAATAATTCCTTTTATATAACTGGAAATGGTGGAGTATTATATGATACTCAACGTTTAACATCACAAAGTGGATTCGCCTTTGGTTTGATTTTCATAGTGTTAGCAATAGCTGTGGGAATAACCTTGTATAGTTATAGGGCTTCGTTGTTAACGATAATTTTTGTTTCCATATCTACATTAATAGGATATTTGGGAATAGTAATAGCAGGGTTATTAATAGGTTCCGTAGATTATATAGTGAATTATACCCTTACTGCCGTACTGATAGGAATCACCACGGATTATTTAGTGTTTATATTAAGTAGATATAAGAGTGAGATTTCAGCAAGCAAATCGAATGAAGAAGCTATTTTAGAAACTGGTAGGAGAGCTGGAAAAACGGTATTAATTAGTGGATTCACTGTAGGATTTAGTTTGTTAACTTTCTCATTGATTCCAGGCTTCCTATCTTGGGGTATAGTGCTAGTAATTTCAGTCTTAATTGCTGTAACGTTTATAGTAACATTTCTTCCTTCATTAATCTCTTTATTAGGAACGAAAATTTTTGGTAATGTGAAAACTAAGGAAAATAAACCATTTGAGAAATCTTTTTTCTATAAAACAGCTAAATCTTCAGTTGAACATAAGTTTCTGATTGTAGGAATTATTCTAATCTTTGCTATCCCCTCCATTTTGTTTTTCATAAATCTACCTACTACGTATAACATTCAAGCAGGTTTATCCAATAGTCTACCAAGTATTCAAGGGTTAAATTATCTTGAGAATAAATTCGGTTCTAATTTCATTTTTCCAATATTTGTAATTACCAATAATACTAGCGAGCTAAAGAACATATCTAACTACCTTCTGACCATAAAGGGAATAACTGACGGATTCGGCCCATTCTTGCAAGGAAACTCAATTGTCAATAATAATATTTCCGATTTTAAAATTGGCAATTATTATTATTATGTACTCTATTCGAATTACTCTCCTTACTCTGATAGTGCCATAAATCTAGTTAGACACTTAAGGGAGAATAGTGATATAATAGTGGGAGGGTTAACATCTAGTATAATAGATCAGCAGAGAATAAATGGAGTGTATTATCCTCTTCTAGAAATTCTTATAACCATTGTTGCAGCTTTAGTTATAGGGATTTCATTTAAATCTATAAAATACATATTAATTTCAATTTCCGGTGTTATAATAAGCATTAGCTGGTCTACCGTATTGCTTTATCTTATTTCAACAACACTACTACATCAACAGTTAATATATCTAATTCCTGTCATATTATTTGTCATATTAATGTCATTAGGAAGTGATTATAGTGTATTCATTATTTCTACTGTCGAAGAGGAATCTTCTAAGGATCTTAGGGAGGCAATACCTAAGGCATTTTCTAAGACCGGTAAGATTGTAACTTCATTAGGAATAATTTTAGCAATATCTCTAGGAGTTTTGGCATTAATACCAGTAGGGTTTTTGGAGCAATTGGGAATAGCTTTTATAATAGCTATAGTGCTGGATACCTTCGTAATCAGAAATTTCTATTTTCCTGCTATGATAGCGATATTGAAGAATCTTAAAAAGAATCAATAATTATATTTTTAGGACTTTTTCTTATATGCTTTAATAATATTGCTAATAAAGTTAAAAAGCCTAATATTTACTTTAACTATTAAGACAAGTTGGTAAGTTTTAAGGGTCTTATAAATTTTTAAGTTGTATTCAAATTTTATAGAAACTACTATATTTAATCTAGGAAATCAAGAGCTACTCTCTTGTTCTCCAATATTTTACTCACCTTATCTCTACTTCTTCGACTTTTTCTAAAGGTTTCGTACCACAATTAACTAGAAATATGCTTTTTGGATTGCTTCAATTTCCTTATGCTAATCTCGTTGATCCCTCTTAAATTTAAAATTAAAGGATATGTGGTGAAAATAAATTGGATGTTTTTAGATAACTTTTGGATCAATCCACAAAGAAGCACGAGAATGTTAAAATCATCATTAATTTCATTAATCAATAATATATCTAATGAGACTTATTCAAACGAATTAGATTAAATGCTTACTAATATTAGAAATTTATTTTTAAGGAGGTGATTTTTGGGTCTATCGTGAGGGCAGAGTAGTTAGCATTCTTAAAGTACTATACGCTTATAAGTTGTATAAGAATAAATATAGATTATGAGTAAGAGTAATAGTACCTTCTCATATATATCTAGTGCGTATGGCAAAAATCATTTTACTATTGATAAACCACTACAAAAGATTTTAGAATATTTCGATGTGAAAGCAGATTTCTCAAAATTAGGTGAGTTTGCAGGGGGAGAGTTATATGAAATTGCGGAGCATGTGGATAAGAGAGCTAGACCCATACACGTAATGTGGAGCGTAAATGGGGAGAGAGTAGATGAAGTATGGATTGACCCTTCTCTAAGGACAGCTATTAAAAGATTAATTAAAGATTTCCATATTAATAAATTTCCATATAAAGAGGAAAATTGGCATAAGCATTATGCTTCAATATATCTGGTTTCTGATCCAGGTATCGCATGCATACTTACAATTACTAATCAGACAGCATACGCTCTCTATAAATACGGTAGCGAGGAACTAAAGAAATACGTTCCCTATCTAATAGGAGATTCGGATGAATTGCTTTTCGGAGCTACGTGGTTCACTGAGATTCAAGGTGGAAGTGACCTAGGATCTAATTTAGTGGAGGCTGAATTTAACGGTAAGTATTGGTTATTAAAAGGGAATACTAAATATTTCGCCAGCGGTGTCGGGTTGGCTGATTTAGCGTTGGTAAGTGCTAGACCTATGGGAAGTAAGAGTGGGGCTAAAGGTCTTTCCCTATTCCTAGTTCCTAAAGAGAACAATAAAGGGGAGAAGAATTTTTTGATAAGAAGACTTAAGAGAAAAAGTGGAACAAATAGTGTGCCAACTGGAGAGGTGGAATTTAACAGTTCAGAGGCTTATCTCATTGGAGAAAAGGAATATGGGATATATTATATAACTGAGGATCTTATGGTATCAAGATTAGCCAATGCTGTAGGGGCTTTAGGTATAGCGAGGAAGTCTTTTCTCGAGTCTTATTATTATTCGCAGTCCAGAAAAGCTTTTGGTAAGGCATTAATTGAACACCCCCTAATTCAGAAAGATTTACTCGAAATGGAGCTTATGATAGAAGGAGGTATGATAGTAACTTTTAAGGCAATAGATCAGTTCCAAAAATCTTGGAAAGCTATGCCACCATTTTATAATGAGGAGTACCATTATGCGCGTCTATTAACTCACATTTCTAAGTATATTACAGCTGAAATAGCATCTCATGTATCAAGAATGGCAATGGAGATTCATGGAGGAATTGGATTTCTCGAAGAGTTTCCTATAGAAAGACTTCACAGAGAAGCACTTATAACTCCAATTTGGGAAGGGACTGGAAACATTCAGGCTTTAGAGATGCTCG includes:
- a CDS encoding DUF973 family protein; the protein is MSTGSIDVQALRQLKDSALWFTVIIFLSTIFISVDGFMPLLIVSTILLFIVGLSKLRHAFETFEIAGKNVGYGFAGLEIILVGFIIEVIGSILPIVRLVLVGRVISVFGGILVFIASLLIGIALYNLGKFYNSELLKVGGIIEIIPVISFIGWILVYVSVDEIVRRLTGGFITYPQRQFGGYGESLSTLQNQSFVEVYQIGIGEMKANGEVKFTLYSSTNIKIVSASLEGTNYTSNSIVPESLNPGNNNVTVIFPPLSGMIPNNNYNLILTLSNGQSVKIIVTYKN
- a CDS encoding metallophosphoesterase family protein encodes the protein MREISIEWDGKILVLSDIHYPYCNMDEINKIMLSERPSLTVLLGDIIVSKSEDYRNFINSLKIRKNIIYVKGDEDKFRGDFDLVKIKNNGKRFILLHGHQYFNENNEYSLAKILKKIDDDIPPLLFCIFFRVALRNFKDTIILGHSHALRFFKMINCVNAGTLSNVINLYNDRGYVILENGNVKLIQSKI
- a CDS encoding SRPBCC family protein; this translates as MEQAYDFEVEAPPEVVRDYLMNPENLMKYVPHFKDLKRVDNGWELYVNWLFTIKLKVKRVFTNTDIIYLVEKSEGLIKIKSSLRFTVFPSKGGIIIVRLVFFYEGPFESIVKGQANVFYKRGKEVFKTEMTKEKRIVIQERQNGEDGEVPIYKMKTIFSGKINKDELEKYLEMAMAKSVNSTVVVILSDERNIVEIKFKGGDLVSQKGEVESLSSPITILIKQ
- a CDS encoding secondary thiamine-phosphate synthase enzyme YjbQ, which encodes MKVYLEDIYVSTTRQFELVDITDQVEEIVKKSGIKNGICLIFVAHSTASIVANEHEKGLMEDILTKIKEFTEPSRSWKHNLIDDNAHAHLGATFLGAERVFPVRDGKLVRGTWQNIFLAELDGPRSERHVTVEVLGE
- a CDS encoding MMPL family transporter, with amino-acid sequence MTWNSVIKRSRLIIIIWIVVLFLMVIPALNYNKFITYNQHNPALQNSESYVADKILSPINNDTLILIVKQNPYNTSTSMVLQFQQEIEKLPYVSKVESPFSDYINFLSDIMHNNSLATLYVEKNGLKSIPAFIKDRYISNDNSTFLIFIVFNVSSNYYLPNGEIVSQYDYPQIKKIASNYFNNSFYITGNGGVLYDTQRLTSQSGFAFGLIFIVLAIAVGITLYSYRASLLTIIFVSISTLIGYLGIVIAGLLIGSVDYIVNYTLTAVLIGITTDYLVFILSRYKSEISASKSNEEAILETGRRAGKTVLISGFTVGFSLLTFSLIPGFLSWGIVLVISVLIAVTFIVTFLPSLISLLGTKIFGNVKTKENKPFEKSFFYKTAKSSVEHKFLIVGIILIFAIPSILFFINLPTTYNIQAGLSNSLPSIQGLNYLENKFGSNFIFPIFVITNNTSELKNISNYLLTIKGITDGFGPFLQGNSIVNNNISDFKIGNYYYYVLYSNYSPYSDSAINLVRHLRENSDIIVGGLTSSIIDQQRINGVYYPLLEILITIVAALVIGISFKSIKYILISISGVIISISWSTVLLYLISTTLLHQQLIYLIPVILFVILMSLGSDYSVFIISTVEEESSKDLREAIPKAFSKTGKIVTSLGIILAISLGVLALIPVGFLEQLGIAFIIAIVLDTFVIRNFYFPAMIAILKNLKKNQ
- a CDS encoding Lrp/AsnC family transcriptional regulator, which produces MDEIDRKILFYLLKDGRISQNKLAKLLNISSPSINARFRRLLEEGILRDFKLFVNPNIYGKYFMYVAFPNLRDMEDDRIFVKFRCLENFNVYGIEAENLSELDRVIEGFSLTLGSPIMKYAPSQNLIIIKKNIAKILSILSENPRAEIREIALKTGYKAEKIRRILLKLKEIVRIVPEVDLIKADSLLLGIFTKKLEEIKRFTVHCSVITIDNEEGEGVEICFTGGIKESKNIVDLVRRIDPYAQVMLVYDYTIRGIKAFSNY
- a CDS encoding DNA alkylation response protein, whose amino-acid sequence is MSKSNSTFSYISSAYGKNHFTIDKPLQKILEYFDVKADFSKLGEFAGGELYEIAEHVDKRARPIHVMWSVNGERVDEVWIDPSLRTAIKRLIKDFHINKFPYKEENWHKHYASIYLVSDPGIACILTITNQTAYALYKYGSEELKKYVPYLIGDSDELLFGATWFTEIQGGSDLGSNLVEAEFNGKYWLLKGNTKYFASGVGLADLALVSARPMGSKSGAKGLSLFLVPKENNKGEKNFLIRRLKRKSGTNSVPTGEVEFNSSEAYLIGEKEYGIYYITEDLMVSRLANAVGALGIARKSFLESYYYSQSRKAFGKALIEHPLIQKDLLEMELMIEGGMIVTFKAIDQFQKSWKAMPPFYNEEYHYARLLTHISKYITAEIASHVSRMAMEIHGGIGFLEEFPIERLHREALITPIWEGTGNIQALEMLEAMVKKEAHRQLIRDLEGIVNEAKDEIASKTLDFIKDKVITLLSYREYEMQFYSKDLLSTLGHGISVILLSHMGRKLGIERFTMLSKIYYERFLMGRSILRDYISEIRKLINIEEMK